The following proteins come from a genomic window of Heyndrickxia acidicola:
- a CDS encoding DNA topoisomerase III has translation MAKSVVIAEKPSVARDIARVLNCNKNGNGYFEGDKYIVTWALGHLVTLADPESYDIKYKTWKLEDLPMMPEHLKLTVIKQTGKQFNTVKSQLSRKDVHEIIVATDAGREGELVARWIIDKAKVQKPMKRLWISSVTDKAIKEGFSQLKNGKAYENLYASAVARSEADWYIGLNATRALTTRFNAQLNCGRVQTPTVAIIASREDEIKHFKPQTYYGIEAKTTNNLTLAWIDSNGNRRSFNKDKIEAIIKKLGTQNAAVEEIEKKTKKTVSPGLYDLTELQRDANNIFGYSAKETLNIMQKLYEQHKVLTYPRTDSRFISSDIVGTLQERLKACGAGEYRSLVNKILKKPLKITKGFVDDTKVSDHHAIIPTESYVNVSAFTDRERKIYDLVVKRFLSVLFPAFEYDQLTLHAKIGEETFVARGKNILSMGWKEVYENRFDDDDTADDLKEQILPRIEKGDSLQVKLIAQTTGQTNPPARFNEATLLSAMENPTKYMNTQNKQLADTLKSTGGLGTVATRADIIDKLFNSFLIEKRGKDIHITSKGRQLLDLVPEELKSPMLTAEWEQKLELIAKGKLKKEVFINEIKQYTIEIVSEIKSSDKKYKHDNLSTKCCPECGKPMLEVNGKKGKMLVCQDRECGYRKNVARLTNARCPQCMKKLELRGEGEGQIFACKCGYREKLSAFEKRRKSESNGKVSKREVQKYLNKQQNKEEPLNNAFAEAFKNLKLD, from the coding sequence ATGGCAAAAAGTGTAGTAATTGCTGAAAAACCTTCAGTAGCACGTGATATAGCGCGTGTACTGAATTGCAATAAAAATGGAAATGGATATTTTGAAGGAGATAAGTATATTGTAACATGGGCGCTTGGGCACTTAGTCACATTAGCGGACCCTGAAAGTTACGATATCAAATATAAAACGTGGAAATTAGAAGATCTGCCTATGATGCCGGAGCATTTGAAATTAACCGTAATCAAGCAGACAGGAAAACAATTCAATACGGTTAAAAGCCAGTTGTCAAGAAAGGACGTACATGAAATTATTGTGGCTACTGATGCCGGGAGAGAGGGAGAATTAGTCGCACGCTGGATTATAGATAAAGCGAAAGTCCAAAAGCCGATGAAAAGGCTGTGGATTTCTTCTGTTACAGATAAAGCGATTAAAGAAGGCTTCTCACAATTAAAAAACGGAAAAGCTTATGAAAACTTGTATGCCTCCGCTGTAGCTCGTTCAGAAGCGGATTGGTATATCGGTCTTAATGCAACGCGCGCCCTCACAACTCGATTTAATGCACAGCTTAACTGTGGACGTGTACAGACACCTACCGTTGCAATTATTGCTTCGAGAGAAGACGAAATTAAGCATTTCAAACCGCAAACCTATTATGGAATTGAGGCTAAAACAACAAATAACCTAACCTTGGCCTGGATTGATTCTAACGGCAATAGACGAAGTTTTAATAAAGACAAGATCGAAGCTATCATAAAGAAATTGGGAACACAAAATGCAGCCGTTGAAGAAATTGAGAAAAAAACAAAGAAAACCGTTTCTCCGGGTCTTTATGATTTAACAGAGCTTCAACGTGATGCCAATAACATTTTTGGCTATTCTGCGAAAGAAACGTTGAACATCATGCAAAAGCTTTACGAACAGCATAAAGTTTTAACGTATCCGCGTACCGATTCAAGGTTCATTTCCTCAGATATCGTTGGTACGTTACAAGAGCGCTTAAAAGCGTGCGGAGCGGGTGAATATCGATCTTTGGTAAATAAGATTTTGAAAAAGCCTCTTAAAATCACAAAAGGGTTCGTTGATGATACAAAAGTTTCTGACCATCACGCTATCATTCCAACAGAAAGCTATGTGAATGTATCTGCATTTACTGATAGGGAAAGGAAAATATATGATTTGGTGGTAAAACGGTTCCTATCCGTATTATTCCCTGCATTCGAATATGATCAATTGACCCTTCATGCGAAAATTGGGGAGGAAACCTTTGTTGCCAGAGGAAAAAATATTTTGTCTATGGGCTGGAAGGAAGTTTATGAAAATCGATTTGACGATGACGATACAGCAGATGATCTAAAAGAACAAATTCTGCCCCGAATTGAAAAAGGAGATAGCTTACAGGTAAAGCTCATTGCGCAAACAACCGGTCAAACAAATCCTCCTGCTCGATTTAATGAAGCCACATTGCTTTCTGCAATGGAAAATCCAACGAAGTATATGAATACACAAAATAAACAGCTTGCAGATACATTAAAATCTACAGGGGGGCTGGGCACTGTAGCAACGCGTGCAGACATCATTGATAAGCTGTTTAATTCTTTTTTGATCGAAAAACGAGGAAAAGACATTCATATTACGTCAAAAGGCAGACAATTGCTTGATTTAGTACCAGAAGAGTTGAAATCCCCTATGCTCACAGCCGAATGGGAACAGAAGCTTGAATTGATAGCAAAAGGGAAGCTTAAAAAAGAAGTATTTATCAATGAAATAAAGCAGTATACAATAGAAATTGTTTCCGAAATAAAATCAAGCGATAAAAAGTATAAGCATGATAACCTGTCAACAAAGTGTTGTCCTGAATGCGGAAAACCAATGCTTGAGGTAAACGGAAAAAAAGGCAAGATGCTTGTTTGTCAAGATCGTGAATGCGGTTATCGAAAAAATGTGGCCCGCCTTACCAATGCCCGCTGTCCTCAATGCATGAAAAAGCTGGAGCTCCGTGGAGAAGGGGAAGGCCAAATTTTTGCCTGTAAGTGCGGGTATCGCGAGAAGCTGTCTGCCTTTGAAAAACGCCGAAAAAGCGAATCAAATGGAAAAGTATCGAAACGAGAGGTTCAAAAGTATTTAAATAAGCAGCAAAATAAGGAAGAACCATTAAATAATGCATTTGCTGAAGCATTTAAAAATTTAAAATTAGACTAA
- a CDS encoding YuzL family protein, whose protein sequence is MAKVKKDPSKTGLSASKVKGQGTTTKETGTIEADASRQKHGR, encoded by the coding sequence ATGGCAAAAGTAAAAAAAGATCCATCCAAAACTGGTTTAAGTGCTTCTAAAGTAAAAGGACAAGGTACAACAACAAAAGAAACGGGTACCATTGAAGCGGATGCATCCAGACAAAAACACGGAAGATAA
- the trhO gene encoding oxygen-dependent tRNA uridine(34) hydroxylase TrhO, whose amino-acid sequence MEETKPFRVLLYYNYVTIDNPEEFAAQHLAFCKEIGLKGRILVAKEGINGTVSGTEEQTQMYMDTMKSDPKFADMVFKIDESDAHAFKKMHVRPRNELVTLRLEDDINPHEVTGKYLSPKEFFEAMQKEDTVIIDARNDYEYDLGHFRNAVRPDIKTFRDLPDWIRENKEEFQGKKILTYCTGGIRCEKFSGWLLEEGFEDVSQLHGGIVTYGKDAEVQGELWDGQCYVFDSRIAVPINRKDHVIVGKDYFTGEPCERYVNCANPECNKQILCSEDNEHKYMRSCTDECRVHPRNMYVKEHGLTEQEIADRISKLEEERLVQQ is encoded by the coding sequence ATGGAAGAAACAAAACCATTCAGAGTATTATTGTATTATAATTATGTAACGATTGATAATCCAGAGGAATTTGCAGCGCAACACCTTGCTTTTTGTAAAGAAATTGGATTAAAGGGCCGTATTTTAGTGGCAAAAGAAGGAATTAACGGTACTGTTTCTGGCACGGAAGAGCAAACGCAAATGTACATGGATACAATGAAAAGTGATCCTAAATTTGCCGATATGGTATTTAAAATAGATGAATCAGATGCTCATGCTTTTAAAAAGATGCATGTCAGACCTAGAAATGAACTCGTTACTTTGCGCTTGGAAGATGATATTAATCCGCATGAAGTAACAGGAAAGTATTTAAGTCCAAAAGAGTTTTTTGAGGCAATGCAGAAAGAAGATACAGTTATTATAGATGCACGAAATGATTACGAATATGACTTAGGTCATTTCCGCAATGCGGTAAGACCTGACATAAAAACCTTCCGGGATCTTCCTGATTGGATTAGAGAAAACAAAGAAGAATTTCAAGGAAAGAAAATTCTAACCTATTGCACAGGCGGCATCCGTTGTGAAAAATTTTCAGGCTGGCTTTTAGAAGAAGGCTTTGAGGATGTTTCTCAGCTTCACGGCGGTATTGTAACTTATGGCAAGGATGCCGAAGTGCAGGGTGAGCTTTGGGACGGACAGTGTTATGTATTTGATTCCAGAATTGCTGTCCCAATTAATCGCAAGGATCACGTGATTGTAGGGAAGGATTACTTCACTGGCGAGCCTTGTGAAAGATATGTTAATTGCGCTAATCCAGAGTGTAATAAGCAAATATTATGTTCTGAAGATAATGAACATAAATATATGAGAAGCTGTACAGACGAATGCCGTGTTCATCCAAGAAACATGTATGTGAAAGAACATGGTTTAACTGAACAAGAAATTGCAGATCGAATCAGCAAATTAGAAGAAGAGAGACTCGTTCAGCAATAA
- the moaA gene encoding GTP 3',8-cyclase MoaA, with translation MADRVVDQLKRPLQDLRISVTDRCNFRCAYCMPAEIFGPDFQFLPKDKVLSFEEIEMVASVFADLGVRKLRLTGGEPLLRRDLPVLIGRLTAIDGIEDIGLTTNGVLLTKQAPLLYEAGLRRLNISLDALNDEVFKKLNGKGISSKTVLKGIDTALETGFEIKVNMVVQKGVNEQEILPMAEYFKELGVPLRFIEFMDVGNSNGWNWERVLTKKQMFGMLTEHFDLEPIDAAYYGEVAKRYRYKGSNAEIGFITSVSESFCSSCTRARISADGKFYTCLFASQGFDVKSLLRANLTYDECKQALKQVWENRNDRYSDERAVKGSPRRNKIEMSYIGG, from the coding sequence GTGGCTGATAGAGTAGTTGACCAGTTAAAAAGGCCATTGCAGGATTTAAGAATTTCTGTTACCGATCGATGTAATTTCCGTTGTGCGTATTGTATGCCAGCAGAAATTTTTGGACCTGATTTTCAATTTCTTCCTAAGGACAAGGTCCTTTCTTTTGAAGAGATTGAGATGGTAGCCAGTGTATTTGCGGACTTGGGTGTCAGAAAGCTGCGTTTAACAGGAGGAGAACCACTTTTAAGGAGAGATTTACCTGTTTTAATAGGCAGATTAACCGCGATAGATGGAATAGAGGATATTGGGCTTACGACAAATGGAGTGCTGTTAACAAAACAGGCGCCTTTATTATATGAAGCGGGGCTAAGGCGATTAAATATTAGTCTGGATGCTTTAAATGATGAAGTCTTTAAAAAATTGAATGGAAAAGGAATCAGTTCGAAAACGGTGCTAAAGGGAATTGACACTGCTCTTGAAACGGGATTTGAAATAAAGGTAAATATGGTTGTCCAAAAGGGTGTAAATGAACAGGAAATCCTGCCCATGGCAGAGTATTTTAAAGAGCTTGGGGTTCCGCTGCGATTTATAGAATTTATGGATGTAGGAAATTCGAATGGATGGAATTGGGAAAGGGTGCTGACCAAGAAACAAATGTTTGGCATGTTAACCGAACATTTTGATTTGGAGCCTATAGATGCTGCTTATTATGGGGAGGTAGCAAAACGATATCGCTATAAAGGAAGCAATGCAGAAATCGGATTTATAACGTCTGTATCAGAATCCTTCTGTTCCAGCTGCACAAGAGCCAGGATTTCTGCCGATGGGAAATTCTATACCTGCTTATTCGCAAGCCAGGGATTTGATGTGAAATCCCTTTTGCGTGCAAATCTAACCTATGATGAATGTAAACAGGCACTAAAGCAGGTTTGGGAAAACAGAAATGACCGTTATTCAGATGAAAGAGCCGTAAAGGGGTCTCCAAGACGCAATAAAATTGAAATGTCTTATATTGGAGGCTGA
- the mobB gene encoding molybdopterin-guanine dinucleotide biosynthesis protein B, with translation MEGKTKILQIVGYQNSGKTTLIQKILQMGSRIGFQMGTIKHHGHGGAPDTAVSKKDTQRHQEAGAMLTAVEGNGDLMLSWGKDNWTIDKILDVYAQFNLDIILIEGYKNAALPKVVLIREHEDEVLLSALNNIKAVISWYPLISKGAYPIFFIKEEEKILNWFYEDMLESL, from the coding sequence GTGGAAGGAAAAACCAAGATCCTCCAGATTGTAGGCTACCAAAATAGCGGAAAAACTACCTTAATTCAAAAAATCCTTCAAATGGGCAGCCGGATCGGCTTTCAAATGGGCACTATCAAACACCATGGACATGGAGGAGCTCCTGATACCGCAGTTTCAAAAAAAGATACACAAAGGCATCAGGAGGCAGGAGCTATGCTAACAGCAGTCGAAGGAAATGGAGATCTTATGCTTTCATGGGGAAAAGATAACTGGACAATAGATAAAATTCTGGATGTTTATGCCCAATTTAATCTTGATATTATTTTAATTGAAGGGTATAAAAATGCAGCGCTTCCTAAAGTGGTACTGATTCGGGAGCATGAGGATGAGGTGCTTCTGTCGGCATTGAACAATATAAAGGCTGTTATTTCATGGTATCCGCTTATATCTAAAGGGGCATATCCTATTTTCTTCATAAAAGAAGAGGAAAAGATTTTGAACTGGTTTTATGAGGATATGCTGGAAAGTTTATAA
- a CDS encoding exonuclease domain-containing protein, whose translation MTIATGAVVDIETTGLSPATHEIIEISIIKFLFHQDSGRVIEELGEYHAFNEPSFPLPSFIANLTGITDGMLKNKTFDLTELRTYCFDIDYFIAHNASFDRSFLIELMPELTERKWYCSMRNIKWKEYGYANKKLNTLLHGHGIHNVHAHRADSDTRSTFELLQKHNPDGSPYLLEMLSKKPMRKPQHKKTYYPKSKNVPFS comes from the coding sequence ATGACCATCGCTACAGGTGCCGTAGTTGATATCGAGACAACCGGCTTATCACCTGCAACCCATGAAATCATCGAGATATCCATAATAAAATTTTTATTTCATCAAGATTCAGGAAGGGTAATTGAGGAACTGGGAGAATACCATGCTTTCAACGAGCCGTCTTTTCCACTCCCATCTTTTATTGCAAATCTCACTGGGATAACAGACGGCATGCTGAAGAATAAAACGTTTGACCTGACAGAACTTCGTACATACTGTTTTGATATTGATTATTTCATAGCCCACAACGCTTCTTTTGACCGCAGCTTTTTAATTGAACTGATGCCCGAGCTCACAGAAAGAAAATGGTATTGTTCTATGCGGAATATTAAATGGAAGGAGTACGGATATGCTAATAAAAAACTAAATACTTTGCTTCATGGCCATGGTATACACAATGTACACGCCCATAGAGCAGACAGTGATACAAGATCCACCTTTGAGTTATTGCAAAAGCATAATCCTGACGGTTCTCCTTATTTGCTTGAAATGTTATCAAAAAAACCAATGAGGAAGCCGCAGCATAAGAAAACATATTACCCAAAAAGCAAGAATGTTCCATTCTCCTGA
- a CDS encoding molybdopterin molybdotransferase MoeA, with protein MVERRQPIWVKDAVDKVMQWKKRGEVEWISIDDCEGLFLAEPLNADHDVPPFNRSPYDGFAIRSEDTQTASREQPLKLSVIDEIGAGQVSRKIVGENQAVRIMTGAALPAGTDAVIMLELVKEERLENHNFIWIKRRVDKDENVSFQGEDAQKGEVLLKKGTYINPGVKALLATFGYHRVPVSKKPVIGIIATGSELLKIDEPLLPGKIRNSNGYMIEAQIKRAGGSVIKYQNCADDLESLHTAVQKAMDECDAVITTGGVSVGDFDYLPEVYRRLKADILFNKIAMRPGSVTSVAVSNEKLLFGLSGNPSACYVGFELYVRPVIRYWLHSSRPFLRAGQAFLKSDFPKSNPFNRFVRSKTTFEGGTIHVHPVGLDKSSVVTSLSLADCLMVLPGGTRGYRKGDLVDVLFLDDQTGSEEPWKEKPRSSRL; from the coding sequence ATGGTAGAACGCCGTCAGCCGATATGGGTGAAGGATGCAGTTGATAAAGTAATGCAGTGGAAGAAAAGAGGGGAGGTTGAATGGATTTCAATTGATGACTGTGAAGGCTTGTTTTTGGCTGAGCCGCTAAACGCAGATCATGATGTACCTCCATTTAACCGTTCTCCTTATGATGGCTTTGCCATTCGATCTGAGGATACTCAAACAGCATCCAGAGAGCAGCCTTTGAAATTGAGCGTGATTGATGAAATAGGAGCCGGCCAGGTGAGCCGCAAGATTGTGGGCGAAAACCAGGCTGTCCGCATTATGACAGGAGCAGCTTTGCCAGCTGGAACGGATGCTGTTATCATGCTTGAATTGGTAAAGGAAGAAAGATTAGAGAATCACAATTTTATTTGGATTAAAAGAAGAGTGGATAAAGATGAAAATGTATCTTTTCAGGGGGAAGATGCTCAAAAAGGGGAGGTCCTTTTAAAAAAAGGTACGTACATAAACCCTGGAGTTAAAGCCCTTCTTGCCACCTTTGGCTATCATCGTGTACCCGTCTCTAAAAAGCCTGTTATTGGCATTATCGCGACAGGGAGCGAGCTTTTGAAAATAGATGAACCTCTGCTTCCCGGAAAAATACGGAACAGTAATGGTTATATGATTGAAGCGCAGATCAAGCGTGCCGGAGGAAGCGTAATAAAATACCAAAACTGTGCAGATGATCTGGAATCTCTACATACAGCCGTACAAAAAGCAATGGACGAATGTGATGCTGTAATTACAACAGGAGGGGTATCAGTAGGTGATTTTGATTATCTTCCTGAGGTCTATAGACGGTTAAAGGCAGATATCCTTTTCAACAAGATAGCGATGAGACCGGGCAGCGTGACCTCAGTTGCTGTATCAAATGAAAAGCTGCTTTTTGGTCTTTCTGGAAATCCCTCTGCCTGTTATGTCGGATTTGAGCTGTACGTTCGGCCTGTAATTCGGTACTGGCTTCATAGCTCAAGGCCGTTTTTAAGGGCCGGACAAGCATTTCTAAAAAGTGATTTTCCGAAATCTAACCCTTTTAACCGCTTTGTCCGCAGTAAAACAACCTTTGAAGGAGGTACAATACACGTACATCCAGTTGGGTTGGACAAATCGAGTGTTGTTACTTCGCTTTCTCTTGCGGACTGTTTAATGGTACTCCCTGGGGGAACACGGGGTTACAGAAAAGGGGATTTAGTGGATGTCCTCTTTTTAGATGACCAGACAGGAAGTGAGGAACCGTGGAAGGAAAAACCAAGATCCTCCAGATTGTAG
- a CDS encoding YkuS family protein gives MAKIGVEQSLTNVQEVLREKGYEIKELKNENDAKGCDCCVVTGGDENVMGIQTITTEGSVIDASGLSAEEICHQVESKLQH, from the coding sequence ATGGCAAAAATTGGTGTAGAACAATCTTTAACAAATGTCCAGGAAGTACTTCGTGAAAAAGGATACGAAATTAAAGAATTAAAAAATGAAAATGATGCAAAAGGCTGTGATTGCTGTGTCGTGACAGGCGGAGACGAGAATGTCATGGGTATTCAAACAATTACTACCGAAGGCTCAGTCATTGATGCAAGCGGTCTTTCTGCAGAGGAAATCTGCCATCAGGTCGAAAGCAAATTGCAGCACTAA
- the mprF gene encoding bifunctional lysylphosphatidylglycerol flippase/synthetase MprF, whose product MSFRKTVQKVKFKLNKKYLSYLKIVIPIALLIFIYFESKSVVKDFNFHLLKKHLDELNWRNSTFIIAAGVLATSPMVFYDIVLDRILNIKMKYKDIILYSITTNTYSNFIGFGGVAGLSLRTFFLKDLYRDKGQLIKNIAKVSVFYLAGLSVLSWLVSFGLFRTDFLSGLVWLRFAVWGLSLYIPFLLISFYISKKKKKDSLHFGSKHLLSLVVISIFEWTFASILFYIICHLLHLHITYLHLFPIFIVGACAGIISMIPGGLGSFDLVLIMGLEYYHHSSEKILLVLLLYRISYYLIPFLLGTVILLKTLWTKIGRKYQQIIFDLATTVSHWILTILVFSAGFILLVSAALPGVLDRLKFLKGFLSLPIMQLSLQLSITAGLLLILLSRGIEYKVKWAYHATIFVLILAGILSLAKGLDYEEAIFLFFVAVMLWLSKKRFYRVNFVITWGKAAFDITVILLFVIIYLVIGYANLPMANVKIPSFFRQYMIYESHDLFRSAFIGLILALVVMLFVYLMRRPYSIRFQSSYTQVKDIKQHLERYGGTVLSHLVFLHDKHVYWGQERQVLFIFEKYADKLVVLGDPIGNEELFGKAFEEFQNLADRYGYTPVYYQVNGNLLPILHENGYDFFKLGEEGFVHLKEFSLFGKRMNNSRELNSQMKKSGYDFSLHQPPFSKGLMDQLREISDQWLEGKSEKGFSLGFFNEHYLNLSPLSLVRDHNGKIIAFASLMPKYDQNKTISVDLLRFSPESPEGVTDFLLLQLFEAANKKGYEYFNLGMAPLANVGLSKYSFLGEKIASQIFTHGDYLNQFQGLKKFMEKYADSWEAKFLAYRKKTSLPITMIQILLLISKKRPNS is encoded by the coding sequence ATGAGCTTTAGAAAGACGGTGCAAAAAGTGAAGTTTAAGCTGAACAAAAAATATCTATCCTATTTAAAAATTGTGATTCCCATTGCATTACTTATATTTATTTATTTTGAATCCAAAAGTGTTGTAAAGGATTTTAATTTTCATTTATTAAAAAAGCATTTGGACGAGCTAAACTGGCGTAACAGCACCTTTATAATTGCAGCTGGAGTTCTTGCTACCTCCCCAATGGTGTTTTATGATATCGTTTTAGATCGTATATTAAATATAAAGATGAAATACAAGGATATTATTCTGTACTCCATTACAACGAATACATACTCAAATTTCATTGGTTTTGGCGGCGTTGCAGGTCTAAGCCTGAGAACCTTTTTTTTAAAGGATTTATACAGAGATAAAGGACAGTTAATAAAAAATATAGCTAAAGTATCTGTCTTTTACTTAGCGGGTTTATCGGTATTAAGCTGGCTGGTTTCGTTCGGATTATTCAGGACGGATTTTCTTTCAGGACTTGTATGGCTGCGCTTTGCTGTGTGGGGACTTTCCCTGTATATCCCTTTTCTCTTGATCAGCTTTTATATAAGCAAAAAAAAGAAAAAAGATTCCCTGCATTTTGGCTCTAAGCATTTATTGTCACTAGTGGTCATTTCTATCTTTGAATGGACGTTTGCGTCAATCTTGTTCTATATTATTTGCCATTTGCTTCATTTACATATTACCTATTTGCATTTATTCCCGATATTCATAGTAGGGGCCTGTGCAGGAATTATCAGCATGATACCGGGAGGCTTGGGCTCTTTTGACCTGGTCTTGATTATGGGTTTGGAATACTATCACCATTCATCAGAGAAAATTCTCCTGGTTCTTCTACTATACAGAATTAGCTACTATCTTATCCCTTTTCTCTTGGGAACAGTGATACTATTAAAGACTTTGTGGACAAAAATCGGCAGGAAATACCAGCAGATTATCTTTGATTTAGCGACAACTGTCAGCCACTGGATCTTAACCATCTTAGTCTTTTCGGCAGGGTTTATTCTACTTGTGTCGGCTGCTCTGCCTGGTGTCCTTGACAGACTTAAATTTCTGAAAGGATTTCTGTCACTGCCCATCATGCAGTTATCCCTACAGCTATCGATTACAGCAGGACTTTTGCTGATCTTATTATCAAGAGGAATAGAGTACAAGGTAAAATGGGCTTATCATGCCACCATTTTTGTCCTTATTCTAGCGGGAATATTGTCGCTTGCAAAGGGACTGGATTATGAAGAAGCCATTTTCCTGTTTTTTGTAGCGGTCATGCTATGGCTCTCCAAGAAGAGATTTTACAGGGTGAATTTTGTCATTACATGGGGGAAGGCAGCTTTTGACATAACGGTTATTCTTCTTTTCGTGATCATCTATTTAGTCATCGGTTATGCAAATTTACCAATGGCAAATGTTAAAATACCGAGTTTTTTCCGCCAGTATATGATTTATGAATCCCACGATTTGTTTAGAAGTGCGTTTATCGGACTCATATTGGCATTGGTTGTCATGCTGTTTGTCTATTTAATGAGAAGGCCATACTCCATTCGGTTTCAGTCGTCCTACACTCAGGTAAAAGATATAAAGCAGCACCTGGAGCGCTACGGAGGAACAGTTTTATCCCATCTTGTTTTCCTTCATGATAAGCATGTTTATTGGGGGCAGGAAAGACAAGTTTTATTTATTTTTGAAAAATATGCGGATAAGCTGGTTGTGCTGGGAGACCCGATAGGCAATGAAGAACTTTTTGGAAAGGCTTTTGAAGAGTTTCAAAATCTTGCTGACCGTTATGGATACACTCCGGTTTATTATCAGGTGAATGGGAACCTGCTGCCTATTTTGCATGAGAACGGCTATGACTTTTTTAAATTAGGGGAGGAAGGATTTGTTCATCTAAAAGAATTTTCTCTTTTTGGCAAAAGAATGAACAACTCCAGGGAACTCAATAGCCAAATGAAGAAATCAGGGTATGATTTTTCCCTGCATCAGCCGCCTTTTTCCAAAGGTCTTATGGATCAGCTGCGCGAAATTTCTGACCAATGGCTTGAAGGGAAGAGTGAAAAAGGTTTTTCTCTTGGTTTTTTTAATGAACATTATTTGAATTTATCTCCTCTTAGTCTTGTGAGAGATCATAATGGAAAAATAATAGCCTTTGCCAGCCTAATGCCTAAATATGATCAGAATAAAACGATATCGGTTGATTTACTGAGGTTTTCTCCGGAGTCACCGGAGGGTGTAACGGACTTTTTGCTATTACAGCTTTTTGAGGCAGCAAATAAAAAAGGGTACGAATATTTCAATCTTGGAATGGCACCGCTGGCCAATGTAGGGTTATCGAAATATTCGTTCTTAGGAGAAAAAATAGCTTCTCAAATTTTTACACATGGAGACTATCTGAATCAATTCCAAGGCTTGAAGAAATTCATGGAAAAATATGCAGATTCCTGGGAGGCCAAATTTTTAGCATACAGGAAGAAAACTTCCTTGCCGATCACAATGATTCAAATATTATTGCTTATTTCAAAGAAACGCCCCAATTCCTGA